The sequence TTCAAATTATTGTCGCAATAACTGTCTTTATTGTGGTTTAAGAAAAGATAATAAAAAGTTAAAAAGATACCGAATGGAACCTGACGAGATAATAAATTTAGCCTTTTATGCTATTAACAAACTTAATTTTAAGGCATTGGTTTTTCAATCGGGTGAAGATTTATATTATGATATAGATAAATTATCTTATATTGTAAAAAGAATAATGGAAGGAAGCCCTTGTCTTTTAATATTAAGTATTGGCGAGAGGGAAATTGAGATTTATAAAAGACTTTACGAACTTGGTGCCCGTGCTATTCTTTTGAGGTTTGAAACAAGTAATAAGAAGGTTTATGAAAAAATGAGACCCGGTCATAAATTAGAAGATCGGGTTAATTTAATAAGAGAGTTAAAAGAGATTGGTTATTTAATAATGACTGGTTTTTTGATTGGTTTGCCCGGAGAGGAAGAAGGTGATATTTTAAATAACCTTGCTTTAACTAATGAACTTGGTGCTGAGATGTTTTCTTTTGGTCCTTTTATTCCCCATCCCGATACACCTTTAAAAGACTTTTTGCCACCACCAATGGAAAAGGTTTTAGATACAATTGCTCAAGCAAGGATTCTTTATCCAAATAGTAAAATTTTAGTTACTACTGCTATGCAGACATTAGATAAAAAAGATGGATTAAAAAAAGGTTTATTAGCCGGTGCCAACTCTTTGATGATTAATTTAACACCGAAGGAATATGCTTATTTATATGAAATTTATCCTAATCGGGATGGTGTTGGTGAAGATATTAATCAAAAAATAAAAGAGATAATTGCTCTTCTTCACGAACTTGGTCGGGCACCAGCCGATATCGGTTTGTAAGAACCCTAAATTAATATAAATTGACAAATAATTTTTATTAATTATTATTTTTCTTTATGTTAAAAGAACTTTTGAAACCGGAAATTGAAGAGGCAATAAGAAATAAAGACTGGCGGGCGCTAAAAGAATTGATTTCAATGTGGCCTGCTCCAGATATTGCTGATCTTTTGGAAAGTTTAGAAGAAGAAGAGAGATTGATTCTTTTTAGACTTCTGCCTACCGAATTAGCAGCAGAGGTTTTTGTTGAATTAGAAAGGAATGTCCAAACCCATCTGGTTAAGAATTTATCTAATGAAAAAATGAAGGAAATTCTTTTAGAAGTTCCGCCCGATGACCGAACCGAGATATTTGAAGAATTGCCTGGCGAAGTGGTTTCCCAATTAATCAGTCTTTTACCTCCGGAGGAAAGAAAAGAGGCTTTAGATTTGCTTGGCTATCCGAAGGATTCGGTAGGGCGTTTA comes from candidate division WOR-3 bacterium and encodes:
- the hypC gene encoding HypC/HybG/HupF family hydrogenase formation chaperone is translated as MCYAIPGKVIEIEDNICKIEYFGIIKKVRNDFYDLKIGDYVYAQGGFVIQKIPEEEARETLKIWEEFFYKLKEVDLRVTYPSKDLYKIANRIRQEYHDNSCCIHGIIEFSNYCRNNCLYCGLRKDNKKLKRYRMEPDEIINLAFYAINKLNFKALVFQSGEDLYYDIDKLSYIVKRIMEGSPCLLILSIGEREIEIYKRLYELGARAILLRFETSNKKVYEKMRPGHKLEDRVNLIRELKEIGYLIMTGFLIGLPGEEEGDILNNLALTNELGAEMFSFGPFIPHPDTPLKDFLPPPMEKVLDTIAQARILYPNSKILVTTAMQTLDKKDGLKKGLLAGANSLMINLTPKEYAYLYEIYPNRDGVGEDINQKIKEIIALLHELGRAPADIGL